In Sphingobacterium zeae, one genomic interval encodes:
- the hutG gene encoding formimidoylglutamase — MKRLLNDPEIYSKGDQAVWKGRVDGQSREWMRWHQVMNCVDLHEPSDLEQAIAFLGCCSDEGVARNQGRVGAKDGPAVLRNVLANLPVYFPDKLKLNDCGDIILKDNDLESCQEHLGAALKIILEREGFPVILGGGHEITYGHYLGVSQYLKNVNESLGIINLDAHLDIRALQDGKGNSGTGFYQIEQDQSAAGLPFHYLAIGIQEISNTKGLLNYACEKNVKIIERDSLVNEKLDEIRDKIIGFSKLVDYVYLTIDLDAFSSAYAPGVSASAYNGIVPDQLFFMIYDFLLDLPNLRSVDLAELNPHFDIDSRTAKLAADLLFKLVNKLAAKIE, encoded by the coding sequence ATGAAACGCTTGTTGAATGATCCTGAAATATATAGCAAAGGCGACCAAGCTGTTTGGAAAGGACGTGTAGATGGTCAGAGTCGCGAATGGATGCGCTGGCATCAAGTAATGAATTGTGTTGACCTTCATGAACCATCCGATTTGGAACAAGCCATCGCTTTTCTTGGATGCTGTAGTGATGAAGGCGTTGCACGAAATCAGGGACGAGTAGGAGCAAAAGATGGCCCTGCCGTACTTCGGAATGTATTGGCCAACCTTCCTGTTTATTTTCCAGATAAACTTAAACTTAATGATTGCGGTGACATCATATTAAAAGACAATGATTTAGAATCATGTCAGGAACATTTGGGGGCTGCTTTGAAAATTATTCTCGAACGAGAAGGATTTCCCGTCATATTAGGCGGAGGTCATGAAATTACCTACGGCCATTATCTAGGGGTTAGTCAATATCTAAAAAACGTGAATGAAAGTTTAGGTATCATTAATTTGGATGCGCATTTAGATATTCGTGCCTTACAGGATGGCAAAGGAAATTCTGGAACGGGATTCTATCAAATTGAACAGGATCAATCGGCAGCAGGTCTGCCTTTTCATTACTTAGCAATCGGAATTCAGGAAATAAGCAATACCAAGGGATTACTAAATTATGCTTGCGAAAAGAATGTAAAGATTATAGAACGCGATAGTTTGGTCAATGAGAAACTTGATGAGATTCGGGACAAAATAATTGGTTTTTCCAAATTGGTGGATTATGTGTATTTAACCATAGATCTTGATGCCTTTTCTTCAGCCTATGCCCCTGGAGTGAGTGCATCGGCATATAATGGCATAGTCCCAGATCAGCTATTTTTTATGATCTACGATTTTCTTTTGGATCTACCTAATCTGCGATCTGTCGATTTGGCTGAATTAAATCCGCATTTTGATATTGATTCGAGGACAGCCAAATTAGCGGCTGATCTACTATTTAAGCTGGTAAATAAATTAGCAGCGAAGATTGAATAA